DNA from Campylobacter concisus:
CCAAGAAGCTCTAAATTTCTTCTGGCTAAAATTTCAAATGCATAATCAAGCTCGCTTATATCAAGCCCATTTCTATGCATGCCAGTGTCGATAGCAAGGTTGATTTTTGTATTTTCTTTTATCTTTAAAAGTGCGTCTATGTCGTTTATGGCGTAGGTAAATTTAGCGCTCTCATCGCCTGTTGGGATGTGCGAGAGGATCAAGATATTTTCAAAGATATCAGCGATCTCATTTGCTTCACACTCGCTCTTTACAGCGCAGTTTTTTATGCCAAATTTCTTAGCCTCGCTAGCTATGAGCCTTGCGCCGTGCCCATAAGCGTTATCTTTTAGCACGACGATAACATTTTCTTTTCCGCCAGCTTTGTCACAAATTTTAGTTAGATTGTGGATATAAGCTGCTTTGTTTAGGCGTATCTCAGACATTGAAATTCACATCATAAGCTTTATAAACGTCAGGCAAGAGCTTTCTTACGTTGTAGTCAAATGCATAAAATTTAGCGTAAATTTCTTTTAGATCAGCCTCTTTAACCTTGCTAAAGTCAAAGACATCAGTGCCATTTACCTTTGGCACTTGGCGGTCTAGCTCAGCAAAAAATGCCGACCTAGCCTCTAAAATTTTCTCTATCTTCTCTTTTACTTCTTGAGATTTTTCCACCTCTACTCCTCTATAAAAATTTTCATCTCATCGCCATAAAGCTTGACATAAAGGGTCTTTTGACCTGCAAATTTATGCGTATCAGCAGCGTAATCCTCATAAAAACTCACGCGAAAGAGCTTGTCGTTTTTAAGATTTGGATAAGGCGTGATGAGAAAATTTGAAAAAGCGATATGTTTTTTCTCTTTTTTAGAAAAGATAGCTCGTTTCATATTTTTAAAATTTTCTAAGCTCATGCCGTCATATCGCTCAAAATCTTTATCATAAAATTTCAAATAGCTATCGATGTCACTCTCGCTCCAAGTCTTTTTCCAGTTAAGAATTCCAGATATGATCACCGCTATGTCATTCACGCTTGCTTCTGGGCGCTTGTCCTCATAGATAAATGCGAGCGTTTTTTTGTGGTCTATAACTTCGTCAAATTTCATCAAGATGTCATTTTGCATAGCCACGCAGCCCTTTGTCTTTAGCTCATCTGTCCTTTGACCATCAAGCGGATAGCCATGTATCCAGATGCCACTGCCATTGCGTTTTG
Protein-coding regions in this window:
- the cmeU gene encoding CmeU family protein, which codes for MEKSQEVKEKIEKILEARSAFFAELDRQVPKVNGTDVFDFSKVKEADLKEIYAKFYAFDYNVRKLLPDVYKAYDVNFNV
- a CDS encoding L,D-transpeptidase family protein; this translates as MKKILFFFIALAPCLFAQNYEEIYLKNGPSAVIEAIEKNILSKDYWLNKLKDKDVRYGYYDNEILLSVVDKTDKELEVISYKDGVTKKLFSSSVIVGKNGDKLLEGDLKTPVGVYQLTRRFTPNDRYLGPLAFSLSYPNLLDKLAKRNGSGIWIHGYPLDGQRTDELKTKGCVAMQNDILMKFDEVIDHKKTLAFIYEDKRPEASVNDIAVIISGILNWKKTWSESDIDSYLKFYDKDFERYDGMSLENFKNMKRAIFSKKEKKHIAFSNFLITPYPNLKNDKLFRVSFYEDYAADTHKFAGQKTLYVKLYGDEMKIFIEE